The following proteins are co-located in the Mycolicibacterium goodii genome:
- a CDS encoding M20 family metallopeptidase: MSDTYVQFFGDRGWEVETQVLAGTEVAESDTGRAEPRLGDRANVVGWYRRNRGRPTLVINGHVDVVPVHDEHRWTRAPFSGEIAEGHVHGRGSVDTKGGIAAALFALDACDRAGVDFPFDIAVELVVAEETTGVGTRASLERIPHRLGTIVLEPTDNAIVPLASGLLFFTVSLSGRAAHTSVPWFGVDVAPRLIRIYQALTALGEERARTHTHPRIPLPSAVPLAIGTLQAGGWRASVPAEAKLSGRVGVLPGEDLQDVRDAVVACVREATAGDEYMAENPAEIHWDHEGLPSWQTADEEPVVRHMMAGRERAGLPPRVEGITAGCDAGTLVAAGIPTVVFGPGHMRYAHSPDERIAVEDVAAAAAILSAALLSWGESA, translated from the coding sequence GTGAGCGATACCTACGTACAGTTCTTCGGCGACCGCGGCTGGGAGGTCGAGACCCAGGTGCTCGCGGGCACCGAGGTGGCCGAGTCCGACACCGGGCGCGCCGAACCGCGCCTGGGCGATCGCGCCAACGTCGTGGGGTGGTACCGCCGCAACCGCGGCCGGCCCACCCTGGTGATCAACGGCCATGTCGATGTGGTTCCGGTGCACGACGAACACCGATGGACACGTGCGCCGTTTTCCGGGGAGATTGCCGAGGGGCACGTCCACGGCCGAGGGTCTGTCGACACCAAGGGCGGTATCGCCGCGGCGTTGTTCGCCCTCGACGCATGTGACCGTGCCGGTGTGGACTTCCCCTTCGACATCGCCGTGGAACTCGTTGTGGCAGAGGAGACGACGGGGGTGGGAACCCGTGCGTCGCTGGAACGCATCCCGCACCGGCTCGGCACCATCGTGCTGGAACCCACGGACAATGCCATCGTGCCCCTGGCGTCCGGGCTGTTGTTCTTCACGGTCAGCCTGTCCGGCAGGGCCGCGCACACCTCGGTGCCGTGGTTCGGTGTCGACGTCGCACCTCGTCTGATCCGCATCTACCAGGCGCTGACCGCGCTCGGCGAAGAGCGCGCGCGCACCCATACGCATCCGCGGATCCCGCTGCCCAGCGCCGTTCCCCTGGCCATCGGCACCTTGCAGGCCGGAGGTTGGCGTGCCTCGGTCCCTGCGGAAGCGAAGCTCTCCGGCAGGGTGGGGGTACTGCCAGGAGAGGATCTTCAGGATGTGCGTGATGCCGTCGTGGCGTGTGTACGTGAGGCCACCGCGGGTGACGAGTACATGGCGGAGAACCCGGCGGAGATCCATTGGGACCACGAGGGTTTGCCGAGCTGGCAGACGGCCGACGAAGAGCCGGTGGTCCGGCATATGATGGCGGGCCGCGAGCGCGCCGGCCTGCCGCCCCGGGTCGAGGGGATCACCGCGGGTTGTGACGCCGGAACACTGGTTGCGGCGGGGATCCCGACGGTGGTGTTCGGGCCCGGACACATGCGATACGCCCACAGCCCGGATGAACGGATCGCGGTAGAGGACGTGGCGGCCGCCGCTGCGATACTGAGTGCTGCGTTGCTGTCCTGGGGGGAGTCGGCGTGA
- a CDS encoding MFS transporter, protein MSITSEPPSTPTGHHAAATAKVADDARMTPQARKGIVAACIGNFIEWYEFMLYGYFATVIAAQFFPTEDPAASLLLTFAVFGISFVVRPFGGIVFGYVGDRYGRKVTLSTIIMLISGATAAMAFIPTYGQIGVLAPILILLCRCLQGLSAGGEWMGSASYIIENSPSNRRASYGAWQPITIMGAMATASLAALTVTNVAGSATDHWGWRIPFLFALPLGLVGLYLRLRLDESREFAETVQEGGVEKSPLRATLRNDWRSILLVTTLVCSPTMGTYVVFSYTPTFLTTRLDISAGTAQVTGLVSTLLVMAMTFRFARIADRIGRRPLLLTGAVWVFVSAPVTFWLFQQGSVAALMAGYLAVGIGLALMFAPQAAVFTELFPTSRRYAGLAVGYNLGAILFGGAGPFVATALITATGSNYAPALYMSAGALISLIAAFVVPETLTFTLRSGTRKAPVHE, encoded by the coding sequence ATGAGCATCACGTCTGAACCACCCAGCACCCCCACCGGTCACCATGCCGCCGCCACCGCCAAAGTCGCGGACGACGCCAGGATGACTCCGCAAGCACGCAAGGGCATCGTCGCCGCGTGTATCGGCAACTTCATCGAGTGGTACGAGTTCATGTTGTACGGCTACTTCGCCACGGTGATCGCCGCACAGTTCTTCCCGACCGAGGATCCCGCGGCGTCCTTGCTGCTGACCTTCGCCGTCTTCGGCATCAGCTTCGTCGTGCGTCCCTTCGGCGGCATCGTCTTCGGGTACGTCGGCGACCGATACGGGCGCAAGGTCACCCTGTCGACCATCATCATGCTGATCTCCGGAGCCACCGCCGCCATGGCGTTCATTCCCACCTACGGGCAGATCGGGGTGCTGGCGCCCATTCTCATCCTGCTGTGCCGGTGTTTGCAGGGCCTCTCGGCCGGCGGCGAGTGGATGGGTTCGGCGTCCTACATCATCGAGAACTCCCCGTCGAACCGACGCGCGAGTTACGGTGCGTGGCAACCGATCACGATCATGGGTGCGATGGCCACGGCGTCGTTGGCCGCGCTCACGGTGACCAACGTCGCCGGGAGCGCAACCGACCACTGGGGCTGGCGCATCCCGTTCCTTTTCGCCCTGCCCCTGGGACTGGTCGGTCTGTACCTGCGGTTGCGCCTGGATGAGTCGCGCGAGTTCGCCGAGACGGTTCAGGAGGGCGGCGTCGAGAAGAGCCCTTTGCGCGCCACCCTGCGCAACGACTGGCGGTCGATCCTGCTGGTCACCACGCTGGTGTGCTCGCCGACCATGGGAACGTACGTGGTGTTCTCCTACACCCCCACGTTCCTGACAACCCGGCTGGACATCTCGGCGGGTACGGCGCAGGTGACCGGACTGGTCTCGACACTGCTGGTGATGGCCATGACCTTCCGTTTCGCCCGGATCGCCGACCGCATCGGCCGCAGGCCACTGCTGCTGACCGGCGCCGTCTGGGTGTTCGTGTCCGCGCCCGTCACGTTCTGGCTCTTCCAGCAGGGCTCGGTGGCGGCGCTGATGGCCGGCTACCTGGCCGTCGGAATCGGACTTGCGCTCATGTTCGCTCCGCAGGCCGCGGTGTTCACCGAGTTGTTCCCCACCTCGCGTCGCTACGCAGGCCTGGCGGTCGGGTACAACCTCGGCGCCATCCTGTTCGGCGGTGCCGGCCCGTTCGTCGCCACCGCACTCATCACCGCGACCGGTTCCAACTACGCCCCGGCGCTGTACATGAGCGCAGGCGCACTCATCAGCCTCATCGCCGCGTTCGTGGTGCCGGAGACGCTCACGTTCACCCTCCGCAGCGGCACCCGAAAGGCACCTGTACATGAGTGA
- a CDS encoding SDR family NAD(P)-dependent oxidoreductase — MSDHVGQVVLVTGAASGIGRQLVTSLTGAGATVVGCDLNDSVVGELADAGAHGHCVDVTDERAVTDMVSRTVADHSRIDALICAAGIYRDGAILDATAAMAEELFRVNVVGTLVPAKAVAAAMIAAGTEGAIVTVSSVAARLSTEQNGLYATSKGAVEALTRSLAVSLAPNRIRVNAVAPGPIDTPQATAALQDPDYAERMLGRIALGRLGAPLDVAAAAMFLCGPSSAWITGTVLAVDGGVTAKR; from the coding sequence ATGAGTGATCATGTGGGCCAGGTGGTGTTGGTGACCGGCGCGGCGAGCGGCATCGGCAGACAACTGGTCACCAGCCTCACCGGCGCCGGTGCCACCGTCGTGGGCTGTGACCTCAACGATTCGGTGGTCGGCGAGCTGGCCGACGCCGGCGCCCATGGCCACTGTGTCGATGTGACCGACGAGCGCGCGGTCACCGACATGGTTTCTCGCACGGTGGCCGACCACAGCCGCATCGACGCGTTGATCTGCGCGGCGGGCATCTATCGGGACGGAGCCATCCTCGATGCCACCGCCGCGATGGCCGAGGAACTGTTTCGGGTCAACGTCGTCGGCACCCTGGTACCGGCCAAGGCGGTGGCAGCCGCCATGATCGCGGCAGGAACCGAAGGTGCGATCGTCACCGTGTCGTCCGTGGCGGCCCGCTTGTCCACCGAGCAGAACGGCCTCTACGCCACCTCGAAGGGTGCCGTCGAGGCACTCACCCGCTCGCTGGCGGTTTCGCTGGCCCCCAACAGGATCCGCGTGAACGCCGTGGCGCCGGGACCCATCGACACCCCACAGGCCACGGCTGCGCTACAGGATCCCGACTACGCCGAACGAATGCTGGGCCGCATCGCCCTCGGTCGTCTCGGCGCGCCCCTCGACGTCGCCGCGGCGGCGATGTTCCTGTGCGGGCCGAGCTCGGCCTGGATCACCGGAACCGTGCTCGCCGTCGACGGCGGCGTCACAGCCAAACGATGA
- a CDS encoding RidA family protein, whose protein sequence is MNHVVTASTPTSIGAPVGKYSHLVSVAPNARWVFISGQVGTTIDGTLPSDVYGQAAQIYRNIEQLLAELHATPRDLVRLLTFAVGTDLSGFYRARDEVYARWFPTGDYCGHSLAVVQALAKPELLLEIEGWIALPEDR, encoded by the coding sequence ATGAATCATGTCGTCACCGCTTCGACGCCCACGTCCATCGGGGCACCCGTCGGCAAGTACAGCCACCTCGTCTCGGTGGCACCCAATGCACGCTGGGTGTTCATCTCCGGCCAGGTAGGCACCACCATCGATGGCACCCTGCCCTCCGACGTTTACGGCCAGGCCGCCCAGATCTACCGCAACATCGAACAACTCCTCGCAGAACTGCACGCCACCCCACGCGACCTGGTGCGCCTGCTGACCTTCGCCGTCGGCACCGACCTCTCCGGGTTCTACCGTGCCCGCGACGAGGTCTATGCACGGTGGTTCCCGACCGGTGACTATTGCGGGCACTCATTGGCGGTGGTGCAGGCTCTCGCGAAGCCAGAACTTCTCCTCGAAATCGAAGGCTGGATCGCACTGCCGGAAGACCGATGA
- a CDS encoding aminotransferase class V-fold PLP-dependent enzyme yields the protein MTLSHEEFRALFPALTSHTWFDTPGAPPAAEPVASAVRSALDDWTAGRADWLQWDAVPQQVRTLIAAAHRVPATSVALLTSVSEAAATVSAAHPTGAALVLDSEYRSVRFPFMQRREVLSVPVGADRTTTLIEALHPGVSLVAFSEILSSDGERVDVRLVCEAAHAVGARVFVDATQSFGVLDTDHVAAGADYVAVHGYKWMLCPRGAAWLVATDHSGLAPLAPGWKSTPRPHGYFGGELELGPGITGLDSSPAWLSWIGAQAALDVHLRLDIPAVHEHVTALRETLATHASELGYTVIPSRLPSHLAVIESDRDTTLPEMLAQHAIKATATPTRLRIGLHYFNNQLDIDKLVGLLKDARSGPPIHQNTR from the coding sequence ATGACACTGAGCCACGAAGAGTTCCGGGCGTTGTTTCCCGCCCTGACCTCCCACACCTGGTTCGACACCCCTGGCGCGCCACCGGCAGCGGAGCCCGTAGCCTCCGCCGTACGCAGTGCGTTGGACGATTGGACCGCCGGACGCGCCGACTGGCTGCAGTGGGATGCAGTACCGCAGCAGGTACGGACGCTGATCGCTGCCGCCCATCGGGTGCCCGCCACGTCCGTGGCGTTGCTGACGTCGGTGTCGGAGGCCGCCGCCACCGTGTCCGCCGCACACCCGACCGGCGCGGCGCTGGTCCTCGACAGTGAGTACCGCAGTGTCCGGTTCCCTTTCATGCAACGCCGCGAAGTGCTGTCGGTGCCGGTGGGCGCTGACCGGACGACCACACTGATCGAGGCCCTGCATCCCGGGGTGTCCCTGGTCGCGTTCAGCGAGATCCTCTCCAGCGACGGTGAGCGGGTGGATGTACGCCTGGTCTGTGAAGCGGCACACGCAGTGGGTGCACGGGTTTTCGTCGACGCCACGCAGTCGTTCGGAGTACTGGACACCGACCATGTGGCCGCCGGCGCGGACTACGTCGCCGTCCACGGCTACAAATGGATGCTGTGCCCGCGCGGAGCCGCCTGGCTGGTGGCCACCGATCATTCCGGCCTCGCACCGCTGGCTCCGGGTTGGAAGTCCACGCCACGTCCGCACGGATATTTCGGCGGCGAACTCGAACTGGGCCCCGGTATCACCGGGCTGGACTCATCGCCGGCCTGGCTGTCGTGGATTGGGGCACAGGCGGCCCTCGACGTGCACCTACGCCTCGACATCCCCGCGGTACACGAGCACGTCACCGCACTACGGGAAACGCTGGCCACACACGCAAGCGAACTCGGTTACACAGTCATCCCGAGCAGACTGCCCAGCCATCTCGCCGTGATCGAATCCGACCGGGACACAACACTTCCCGAGATGCTGGCCCAACATGCCATCAAAGCCACAGCCACACCCACCCGACTCCGCATCGGATTGCATTACTTCAACAATCAACTCGATATCGACAAGCTCGTCGGCCTGCTCAAGGACGCCCGCTCCGGGCCACCGATACACCAGAACACGAGGTGA
- a CDS encoding aspartate aminotransferase family protein translates to MTEQSSLYARHRRVMPRWLATYYGDEPLELVSGSGRHVSGGNGRTYLDFFGGLLATMVGHDIPEITEAIQRQAGRLLHSSTLYLIRSQIELAERIAARAPVDNPRVFFVNSGSEAVETAMLLTTTARRSNQVIALRGSYHGRTFATVGATGIRGWSATSLSPLQVTYAHNGYRYRSPFAELGDEAYNAVCAQELRTMIETGTSGDVACYIAEPVQGAGGFANPPQGFFLAMKEVLDEYSIPFVSDEVQSGWGRTGRSYFGIEHYGVRPQAITFAKGLANGLSIGGVVAEESLMNCLTANSISTAGGNPIASAAGCAVIDFIESHDLQRNAAKIGDLLQRGLRELAQRHSTIGEVRGAGLMIGVELVEPHSKTPAPDLANRVLLECRQRGLLIGKGGLYGNVLRVTPPMTVTADEARQALDTLDAAMSALTLTAAR, encoded by the coding sequence ATGACCGAACAGTCATCCCTGTACGCACGGCACCGGCGGGTGATGCCGAGGTGGCTGGCGACCTATTACGGGGACGAACCATTGGAGCTGGTCTCCGGGTCGGGGCGGCACGTCAGCGGCGGCAACGGACGCACCTATCTCGATTTCTTCGGCGGCCTGCTGGCGACGATGGTCGGCCACGACATCCCCGAGATCACCGAAGCCATCCAGCGCCAGGCCGGTCGGCTGTTGCACTCCAGCACACTGTATTTGATCCGTTCCCAGATCGAGCTGGCCGAGCGGATCGCGGCCCGCGCACCCGTTGACAACCCCAGGGTGTTCTTCGTCAACTCGGGTTCCGAGGCCGTGGAGACGGCGATGCTGCTCACCACCACCGCGCGTCGCTCCAACCAGGTGATCGCGCTGCGCGGCAGCTACCACGGCCGCACGTTCGCCACGGTGGGCGCCACCGGCATCCGCGGCTGGTCGGCCACGTCGTTGAGCCCCTTGCAGGTCACCTACGCACACAACGGATACCGGTACCGCAGCCCGTTCGCGGAGCTCGGCGACGAGGCCTACAACGCTGTGTGCGCCCAAGAGCTGCGAACCATGATCGAAACAGGCACCTCCGGTGACGTGGCCTGCTACATCGCCGAACCGGTCCAGGGCGCAGGCGGTTTCGCCAACCCACCGCAAGGGTTCTTCCTTGCAATGAAAGAAGTACTCGACGAGTACTCGATTCCCTTTGTGTCCGACGAGGTGCAGTCCGGATGGGGGCGGACGGGAAGGTCCTATTTCGGGATCGAACATTACGGTGTCCGCCCGCAGGCAATCACGTTCGCCAAGGGCCTGGCCAACGGACTCAGCATCGGCGGCGTGGTGGCCGAGGAGAGCCTGATGAACTGCCTGACCGCCAATTCGATCTCCACGGCCGGCGGCAACCCCATCGCCTCCGCCGCGGGCTGCGCCGTCATCGATTTCATAGAATCCCACGATCTGCAACGCAACGCCGCCAAGATCGGAGACCTGTTGCAGCGCGGGTTACGGGAACTGGCACAGCGCCACAGCACGATCGGCGAAGTTCGTGGCGCGGGTCTGATGATCGGCGTCGAACTCGTGGAACCGCACTCCAAAACACCGGCGCCGGACCTCGCCAACCGGGTTCTGCTGGAGTGCAGGCAACGCGGGCTGCTCATCGGGAAAGGTGGTCTCTACGGCAACGTCCTACGGGTCACTCCCCCGATGACCGTGACAGCGGACGAGGCTCGGCAGGCTCTCGACACCTTGGACGCGGCCATGTCGGCCCTCACCCTGACGGCCGCGCGTTGA
- a CDS encoding zinc-binding alcohol dehydrogenase family protein, producing the protein MTPENMALWLPKARGRFEVGPAPYPEPAADEVVVRAHAIAVNPIDAAPGFAYRVILPWLTFPAVVGSDVAGEVVEVGSGVTRLRPGDRVVGHAAGIERNRNRAAEGAFQLYVVLMQHMVAPIPDDLPFERAAVLPMSVSTAASGMFQQDQLALRLPSADPKDRGETVLVWGGSTSVGSNAIQLARHAGYRAVATCSPHNFGYLRSLGAAAAVDYHSRTAAEELIDEIGDGPLAGTLAIGSGSLAPTLAIAARVPGSRRIASAQPALFTRIALARRRRHGVRVSSIWGGSLKDNEVGPAIYEDFLPDALANGSYRAAPDPVVVGEGLERIPDALDALRKGVSAKKLVVKV; encoded by the coding sequence ATGACTCCCGAGAACATGGCTCTGTGGCTGCCAAAGGCCCGCGGCCGGTTCGAGGTTGGACCCGCCCCCTACCCGGAGCCTGCAGCCGATGAGGTGGTCGTGCGTGCACATGCGATTGCGGTCAATCCGATCGACGCAGCGCCCGGATTCGCCTATCGGGTGATCCTGCCGTGGCTGACTTTTCCCGCCGTCGTCGGCTCTGACGTCGCCGGCGAAGTTGTCGAGGTGGGATCCGGAGTGACGCGGCTGCGGCCCGGCGATCGCGTCGTTGGCCATGCGGCGGGGATAGAGCGCAACCGTAACCGGGCCGCAGAGGGCGCCTTCCAGCTCTACGTCGTGCTCATGCAGCACATGGTTGCACCCATTCCTGACGATCTGCCCTTCGAGCGCGCTGCCGTGCTGCCGATGTCGGTCTCGACCGCCGCATCGGGCATGTTCCAGCAGGATCAGCTCGCGCTTCGGCTGCCCTCCGCCGATCCCAAGGACCGCGGCGAGACAGTCCTGGTGTGGGGCGGGTCCACCAGCGTAGGCAGTAACGCGATCCAGTTGGCGCGCCATGCCGGCTACCGCGCCGTCGCCACCTGCTCGCCGCACAACTTCGGCTACCTCCGCTCGCTGGGCGCCGCCGCGGCCGTCGACTACCACAGCCGAACCGCCGCCGAGGAACTCATCGACGAAATCGGTGACGGTCCTCTCGCCGGCACTTTGGCAATCGGCAGCGGCTCTCTGGCACCGACCCTGGCGATCGCGGCGAGAGTACCCGGTAGCCGACGTATCGCCTCCGCACAGCCCGCACTGTTCACGCGAATCGCGTTGGCACGCCGGCGCCGCCATGGTGTCCGGGTGAGCTCCATCTGGGGCGGAAGCCTCAAAGACAACGAGGTCGGCCCGGCCATATACGAGGACTTCCTGCCGGATGCGCTGGCGAATGGCAGCTACCGGGCCGCACCCGACCCGGTGGTTGTCGGCGAGGGACTCGAGAGAATCCCGGATGCGCTTGACGCACTACGAAAAGGCGTCTCTGCCAAGAAACTCGTCGTCAAGGTGTGA
- a CDS encoding TetR family transcriptional regulator, protein MGRWEPNARGRLEQAALELYSHRGFDQTTVAEIAQRAGLTERTFYRYFADKREVLFWGEDALRDVFVQTVAGAADHTAPFDAVAAGLKVIGILFEGRPIEQARRRQAVIAANTALQERELIKLAKLASSIAEALRHRGAAEPAASLAAETGVSVFKIAFDRWVDEVNERTLAQLIDEMLGELKALAAGRTSPRRR, encoded by the coding sequence ATGGGACGGTGGGAACCCAACGCGCGTGGCCGCCTCGAGCAGGCGGCCTTGGAGCTCTACAGTCACCGCGGATTCGACCAGACCACCGTTGCGGAGATCGCTCAGCGCGCGGGGTTGACGGAGCGAACGTTCTATCGATACTTCGCCGACAAGCGCGAGGTGTTGTTCTGGGGCGAAGACGCCCTGCGTGACGTGTTCGTCCAAACCGTTGCCGGCGCCGCGGATCACACAGCACCGTTCGACGCGGTCGCTGCGGGGCTCAAGGTCATCGGCATTCTGTTCGAGGGACGGCCGATCGAGCAGGCCAGGCGGCGCCAGGCGGTGATTGCCGCCAACACGGCGCTGCAAGAACGCGAATTGATCAAGCTCGCGAAACTCGCCTCGAGTATCGCCGAGGCCCTCCGCCACCGCGGCGCCGCAGAACCGGCCGCGAGCCTGGCCGCGGAAACCGGGGTATCGGTCTTCAAAATCGCATTCGACCGCTGGGTCGACGAGGTCAACGAGCGCACATTGGCGCAGCTGATCGACGAAATGCTCGGCGAACTCAAGGCACTGGCCGCGGGCCGAACATCGCCGCGCCGACGCTGA
- a CDS encoding carboxymuconolactone decarboxylase family protein, with amino-acid sequence MTDVREKGLQVLRELLPDVPLDGFRRDGSFGDELLEIGLDNVFGRLWSREGLSRRDRSLVTMGILIALRATDEFASHVKIARTNGLTEQEIAEVIYHSSGYAGFPNANTAMKVAKQVIGESA; translated from the coding sequence ATGACAGATGTGCGTGAAAAAGGCCTCCAAGTGCTCCGCGAACTGCTCCCCGACGTACCACTCGACGGGTTCCGACGCGACGGGTCGTTCGGCGATGAGCTGTTGGAGATCGGACTCGACAACGTTTTCGGCCGGTTGTGGAGCCGCGAGGGCCTGAGCCGTCGCGACCGCAGCCTGGTGACCATGGGCATTCTCATCGCCCTGCGGGCCACCGACGAGTTCGCCTCGCACGTCAAGATCGCCCGCACCAACGGCCTCACCGAACAGGAGATCGCCGAGGTCATCTACCACTCCAGCGGCTACGCCGGATTCCCCAACGCCAACACCGCGATGAAAGTGGCCAAACAGGTGATCGGCGAGTCCGCGTAG
- a CDS encoding DNA polymerase III subunit delta', which translates to MSGVFSRLVGQHAVEQELVAAAAAARGDSAHSGVATGTMTHAWLITGPPGSGRSVAALCFAAALQCTSDGVPGCGECRACTTTMAGTHADVRRIVPEGLSIAVREMREIVQIASRRPGTGRWQVVVIEDADRLTEGAANALLKVVEEPPPSTVFLLCAPSVDPEDIAITLRSRCRHIALTTPSVEAIADVLVTGDGLPPEDARWAASVCGGHVGRARRLATDPEARERRKRALGLARDAATPSRAYAAAEEMVAVAEAEAIALTADRNETETEELKTALGAGGTGKGTAGTMRGAAGALKELEKRQKSRQTRASRDALDRALMDLATYFRDALLVSSGANTVTANHPDMTEKVAALAAHAAPDRLLRCIEAVLECREALAVNVKPKFAVDAMVATIGQALRG; encoded by the coding sequence ATGAGCGGTGTCTTTTCGCGTCTGGTGGGCCAGCACGCGGTGGAACAGGAGCTGGTGGCGGCTGCGGCGGCCGCCAGGGGTGATTCCGCGCACAGTGGTGTCGCCACCGGCACGATGACCCACGCGTGGCTGATCACGGGCCCGCCGGGGTCCGGCCGGTCGGTTGCCGCGCTGTGTTTCGCGGCCGCATTGCAGTGCACGTCCGACGGGGTTCCCGGGTGCGGTGAGTGCCGGGCCTGCACGACGACGATGGCGGGCACCCACGCCGATGTGCGCCGCATCGTGCCCGAGGGGCTGTCGATCGCGGTCAGGGAGATGCGCGAGATCGTGCAGATCGCGTCGCGGCGGCCCGGGACGGGTCGCTGGCAGGTCGTGGTGATCGAGGACGCCGACCGGCTCACCGAGGGCGCGGCCAACGCGCTGCTCAAGGTGGTCGAGGAGCCGCCGCCGTCGACGGTGTTCCTGCTGTGTGCGCCGTCGGTGGATCCCGAGGACATCGCGATCACGCTGCGGTCGCGGTGTCGGCACATCGCGCTGACGACGCCGTCGGTCGAGGCGATCGCCGATGTGCTGGTCACCGGCGACGGTCTGCCGCCCGAGGACGCGCGCTGGGCCGCATCGGTGTGCGGGGGTCATGTGGGGCGGGCGCGACGCCTGGCGACCGATCCCGAGGCCAGGGAGCGGCGCAAACGGGCGCTGGGCCTGGCCCGCGATGCCGCAACCCCGTCACGTGCCTACGCTGCCGCCGAGGAGATGGTGGCCGTCGCCGAGGCCGAGGCGATCGCGCTGACCGCCGACCGCAACGAGACCGAGACCGAGGAGCTCAAGACCGCGCTCGGCGCGGGCGGCACCGGCAAGGGCACCGCGGGCACCATGCGCGGGGCCGCCGGCGCTCTCAAGGAGCTGGAGAAGCGGCAGAAGTCGCGTCAGACCCGGGCGTCGCGCGACGCGCTGGACCGCGCGCTGATGGACCTGGCGACGTACTTCCGCGACGCGCTGCTCGTGTCCTCCGGCGCGAACACCGTGACCGCCAACCACCCGGACATGACGGAGAAGGTCGCGGCGCTGGCCGCCCACGCCGCCCCGGACCGGCTGCTGCGCTGCATCGAGGCCGTGCTCGAATGCCGCGAGGCCCTGGCCGTCAACGTCAAGCCGAAGTTCGCCGTCGACGCCATGGTCGCCACCATCGGGCAGGCGCTGCGGGGCTGA